Proteins co-encoded in one Sulfurimonas sp. HSL1-2 genomic window:
- a CDS encoding Crp/Fnr family transcriptional regulator, giving the protein MGLEHCYLFSRLEADDLAQLQQITKVKSYTEGSTLFYAGERPGKLRLIASGVVQVVKHDTAGNEIVLAHFRADDLVAEAAHFENIPYPATARCVTDVTLYEIDFEAFKSRFLNRPEVALGIIRSLTYKIRQLEAVIRRTSVDDAQTRLARFLLEHADALPMPSQKQIASQISLTPETVSRIVRHFKARGWVEVRARKIVIIDPEGLKSLQDETE; this is encoded by the coding sequence ATGGGACTGGAACACTGCTATCTGTTCAGCCGGCTGGAAGCGGATGACCTTGCGCAGCTGCAGCAGATCACAAAGGTTAAATCGTACACCGAGGGAAGCACACTCTTTTATGCCGGGGAGCGCCCCGGGAAACTCCGCCTGATTGCGTCGGGCGTCGTGCAGGTCGTCAAGCACGATACGGCCGGCAACGAGATCGTCCTGGCCCATTTCCGCGCCGACGACCTCGTCGCCGAGGCGGCACATTTTGAAAACATCCCCTATCCGGCCACGGCGCGCTGCGTCACGGACGTGACGCTCTACGAGATCGATTTTGAGGCTTTCAAAAGCCGCTTTCTGAACCGTCCGGAGGTGGCGCTTGGGATCATCCGCTCGCTGACATACAAGATCAGGCAGCTCGAAGCGGTGATCCGGCGCACTTCGGTTGATGATGCGCAGACCCGGCTGGCGCGTTTTCTGCTGGAACATGCCGACGCGCTGCCGATGCCGAGCCAGAAGCAGATCGCGTCACAGATCAGCCTGACGCCCGAAACGGTCTCACGCATCGTACGGCATTTCAAAGCGCGGGGTTGGGTCGAGGTGCGCGCACGGAAGATCGTCATCATCGATCCGGAGGGGCTGAAAAGCCTGCAGGATGAAACGGAGTAG
- the hrpB gene encoding ATP-dependent helicase HrpB, which translates to MLSELPIHAVLPEIGEALSNSNQLILQAPPGAGKTTVVPLELLNAPWLDGKKIVMLEPRRLAARNAALRMADLLGEAVGQRVGYRIRQETKVSAATRIEVVTEGILTRMLQRDPALEEVGLLIFDEFHERSIHADLGLALALQSQTLLREDLKLVVMSATLNAEALKCVLPDAAVVTSEGRCFPVAYRYLDIRRKQPEAKTVATVTAETITAALKAETGSMLVFLPGVREINAVERALQGALESDTLLAPLYGDLARAAQQHAIAPAPAGRRKVVLATNIAETSLTIDGVRIVVDSGLERFVEYDAASGMNRMRTRMITQDSAVQRAGRAGRTQEGVCYRLWHENKPLVPHARPEILQSDLAPLMLELANWGAIVDELAWVDTPPKHAVDEASSLLISLNMVDASGRITPHGEAALSLGVHPRMAHMLLHAKAQGLGYEAVLLSTLLQERTGFNGTDLGEGMGWLDRSLQSGACGSVLHHAVNVLKKRTGCERSGTVKTDAAGVLTALAYPDRIAKRRARGSERFLLANGKGAVLGDATAFLHDDYLAVAEAGGAGEALRIFHAAALSPSEVESWFKPHIRTDEAVSWNDEAGRVEALRTQRIGAVVLAQSRIDNLSSDLVARGVLDGIRRGGLDLLPWTQKSRALRERVNFVNRHLPETFVPMDDATLLKTLETWLLPYLEGIRDLKGLQKLDLYAILSGLLGWDALQRLDALAPEAVTVPSGSTIRIDYADPGQPVLAVRLQEVFGWERTPTVLEGRMPLMLHLLSPAQRPVQVTKDLASFWREGYAEVRKELRGRYKKHYWPEDPYEAVATAKTKKGMARG; encoded by the coding sequence ATGTTATCCGAACTTCCTATCCACGCCGTCCTTCCCGAAATAGGGGAGGCTCTTTCCAATTCCAATCAGCTCATACTCCAGGCCCCTCCGGGCGCGGGAAAGACGACCGTCGTACCGCTGGAACTGCTTAATGCGCCGTGGCTGGATGGCAAAAAGATCGTCATGCTGGAGCCGCGGCGGCTCGCGGCGCGGAACGCGGCGCTGCGGATGGCGGATCTGCTTGGCGAGGCGGTCGGTCAGCGGGTCGGCTACCGCATCCGTCAGGAAACGAAGGTCTCGGCTGCAACGCGGATAGAGGTCGTGACCGAGGGGATCCTGACGCGGATGCTGCAGCGCGACCCGGCGCTGGAGGAGGTCGGGCTGCTCATCTTCGACGAGTTCCACGAACGCTCCATCCATGCCGACCTGGGGCTGGCGCTGGCACTGCAGTCGCAGACGCTGCTGCGTGAAGACCTCAAACTTGTCGTGATGTCGGCGACGCTGAACGCGGAAGCGCTCAAGTGTGTGCTGCCCGACGCCGCCGTCGTGACCAGCGAAGGGCGATGCTTCCCCGTGGCTTACCGTTACCTCGATATCCGCCGCAAACAGCCCGAGGCAAAAACGGTGGCGACGGTGACGGCGGAGACGATCACGGCCGCGCTCAAGGCAGAAACGGGCAGCATGCTCGTCTTCCTGCCCGGTGTCAGAGAGATCAATGCCGTCGAACGTGCGCTGCAGGGTGCGCTGGAGAGCGACACGCTGCTGGCGCCGCTGTACGGCGATCTCGCCAGGGCGGCGCAGCAGCACGCCATCGCCCCCGCCCCTGCGGGCAGGCGCAAGGTCGTCCTGGCAACGAATATCGCCGAAACGTCTCTGACCATAGACGGCGTGCGCATCGTTGTCGACAGCGGTCTGGAACGTTTCGTCGAGTACGACGCGGCCTCAGGAATGAACCGGATGCGCACGCGCATGATCACGCAGGACTCCGCCGTGCAGCGCGCCGGACGGGCAGGGCGGACGCAGGAGGGGGTCTGCTACCGCCTCTGGCATGAAAACAAGCCGCTGGTGCCGCATGCGCGTCCTGAAATCCTGCAGTCAGACCTGGCCCCCCTGATGCTTGAGCTGGCCAACTGGGGCGCCATCGTCGATGAGCTCGCATGGGTCGACACGCCCCCGAAACACGCCGTAGACGAGGCGTCGTCTCTTTTGATATCACTTAATATGGTAGATGCGTCCGGCCGCATTACACCTCACGGCGAAGCGGCACTGTCGCTCGGCGTCCATCCGCGCATGGCGCATATGCTGCTGCATGCAAAAGCGCAGGGCTTGGGGTATGAAGCAGTGCTGCTCTCAACGCTGCTGCAGGAGCGTACCGGTTTCAACGGCACGGACCTGGGCGAGGGGATGGGGTGGCTGGACCGCTCCCTGCAGTCGGGGGCGTGCGGTAGCGTACTGCACCACGCCGTCAACGTCCTTAAAAAGCGCACGGGGTGCGAGCGAAGCGGAACGGTGAAGACGGACGCGGCGGGAGTGCTTACGGCGCTGGCGTACCCGGACCGCATCGCCAAACGCCGCGCGAGAGGGTCGGAGCGCTTTTTGTTGGCCAACGGCAAGGGGGCGGTGCTTGGCGATGCCACCGCCTTTTTACACGACGACTACCTGGCCGTCGCCGAGGCCGGGGGAGCGGGGGAGGCGCTGCGCATCTTCCACGCCGCCGCATTGAGCCCGTCAGAAGTGGAGTCGTGGTTCAAACCGCACATACGGACGGATGAAGCGGTGTCGTGGAACGACGAGGCCGGCCGGGTCGAAGCCTTGCGTACGCAACGGATCGGCGCCGTTGTCCTGGCACAGTCGCGCATCGACAACCTTTCGTCGGACCTGGTGGCACGTGGCGTGCTCGACGGCATCCGCAGGGGCGGTCTCGATCTGCTGCCGTGGACGCAAAAAAGCAGGGCCCTGCGCGAACGCGTCAATTTCGTCAACCGCCACCTGCCGGAGACGTTCGTCCCAATGGACGACGCTACCCTGCTAAAGACGCTGGAGACGTGGCTGCTTCCCTACCTGGAAGGTATCCGCGACCTCAAGGGGCTGCAGAAGCTCGATCTGTATGCGATCCTCTCCGGTCTGCTGGGCTGGGACGCGCTGCAGCGTCTCGATGCCCTGGCACCCGAAGCGGTGACAGTGCCCAGCGGCTCGACCATTCGCATCGACTATGCCGATCCCGGCCAGCCCGTGCTCGCCGTACGCCTGCAGGAGGTGTTCGGCTGGGAACGGACGCCGACGGTATTGGAGGGGAGAATGCCGCTGATGCTCCACCTGCTTAGCCCGGCGCAGCGGCCGGTGCAGGTGACAAAGGACCTGGCGTCGTTCTGGCGGGAAGGGTATGCGGAGGTGCGCAAGGAGCTGCGGGGTAGGTATAAAAAACATTACTGGCCCGAAGATCCCTACGAGGCGGTCGCGACCGCAAAAACGAAAAAGGGGATGGCCCGGGGCTGA
- a CDS encoding DUF2339 domain-containing protein produces the protein MLTLLAVLIIFFLILDLYKKNGELRERLDALVKEDKHEKREKPVTPMEAVKEKLLSPAQKPVVATDHTAETRTRSEKPAHAVPEAPEEARPHAPREEAAEPSPFAEALNRFITGGNMLVKVGGIIFFLGLVFLVKYAADHNMISIEMRLIGIALGALAITGLGWRLREREGYYGLVLQALGVASFYLVVYASAKMYGLLSMPQAFVIMLIVVICGSLLAVAQDALILALFSVTGGFLVPILTSDGSGSHIVLFSYYAMLNIGILLIAWYRSWRLLNIAGFFFTFVIATAWGVLRYDPALFASTEPFLIFFFLLYLGVSILFTSKQPFDVRAFIDATLVFGLPLVAFALQASMIDQYEYGVFYSAVAVGTLYLALFWQLSRHTKMQMLAEAFRAIAVVFYTVAVPYALDDRMTGALWALEGAAVVWISLKYTKPYGVIFGVVLELAATLLYLLATLGRPAEYAFANGLFAGGVVIVLAAFFTAFRLWRHSDNGRKTSLQTLSFLFLGTGLAVWLLTGLQESERSSFELGNVMLIYTALSAAVFAVAARRLSWNALEQVLQYYLLLGAATFASLFYHYIDSHPFAGIGSIAVVLFFTVHYGLLWRFESGWRLRALLHVTGFIMLVLILSRELQYAVMQWTAVESLAFGAFGILPIAALLLVVQKETFFPRLVRGQLEHYRLVGGITLATILGIWELKGCALDGAVPFMPYLPLLSPLDLLQAAGLAAFVYWLNRVERLMNVPEKIAYKAAGIAAFLYATVLLGRVVHFYGEVAYTAYALSASLVFQASLSILWSSMGIAAMLAGKLRAERTVWIAGAGVLGVVVLKLFVVDLAGSGTVERIVSFISVGVLLLLVGYFAPIPPVRQAEAGEEK, from the coding sequence ATGTTGACACTGCTTGCCGTTCTGATCATCTTTTTCCTTATCCTCGACCTCTACAAGAAGAATGGGGAGCTGCGCGAGCGGCTGGACGCGCTGGTAAAAGAGGACAAACACGAAAAACGCGAGAAGCCGGTCACGCCGATGGAAGCGGTGAAGGAAAAACTGCTCTCGCCTGCGCAGAAACCGGTGGTGGCCACAGATCACACTGCCGAAACGCGAACCCGGTCGGAAAAACCGGCCCATGCCGTCCCGGAAGCGCCGGAAGAGGCAAGGCCGCATGCCCCGCGGGAGGAGGCTGCGGAACCGTCGCCCTTCGCCGAAGCGCTCAACCGTTTCATCACCGGCGGCAACATGCTGGTGAAGGTCGGCGGCATCATCTTTTTCCTGGGGCTCGTTTTCCTCGTCAAATACGCGGCCGATCACAACATGATCAGCATCGAGATGCGCCTCATCGGCATTGCGCTCGGGGCACTGGCCATTACGGGGCTGGGCTGGCGGCTGCGCGAGCGTGAAGGCTACTACGGCCTTGTTCTGCAGGCACTTGGTGTCGCCTCGTTCTACCTCGTCGTCTACGCGTCGGCGAAGATGTACGGCCTGCTGAGCATGCCGCAGGCGTTCGTCATCATGCTGATCGTCGTTATCTGCGGCTCCCTGCTGGCCGTGGCCCAGGATGCGCTCATTTTGGCACTCTTCTCGGTTACCGGCGGTTTCCTGGTGCCGATCCTTACTTCCGACGGCAGCGGTTCGCATATAGTGCTGTTCAGCTACTACGCGATGCTCAACATCGGCATCCTGCTGATTGCCTGGTACCGCTCCTGGCGGCTGCTCAATATCGCCGGTTTCTTTTTCACCTTTGTCATCGCGACGGCCTGGGGCGTGCTCCGGTACGATCCTGCGCTCTTCGCATCGACGGAACCGTTTCTGATCTTCTTCTTTCTGCTTTACCTGGGCGTCAGTATCCTGTTTACCTCCAAGCAGCCCTTTGACGTCCGCGCGTTTATTGACGCGACGCTGGTTTTTGGGCTGCCGCTCGTCGCGTTTGCCCTGCAGGCGTCGATGATCGATCAATACGAGTACGGCGTTTTTTACAGCGCCGTGGCCGTAGGCACGCTCTACCTGGCGCTCTTCTGGCAGCTCTCGCGCCATACAAAAATGCAGATGCTGGCCGAGGCGTTCCGCGCGATCGCCGTCGTCTTTTATACCGTCGCCGTTCCCTACGCGCTCGACGACCGGATGACCGGGGCGCTCTGGGCGCTTGAAGGTGCGGCCGTCGTCTGGATCTCCTTGAAATATACCAAGCCCTATGGCGTTATTTTCGGGGTCGTACTGGAACTGGCGGCGACGCTGCTCTACCTTCTGGCGACCCTCGGCCGTCCGGCGGAGTACGCCTTTGCGAACGGGCTTTTTGCCGGGGGTGTGGTCATTGTCCTTGCGGCTTTCTTTACCGCTTTCAGGCTCTGGCGGCATAGCGACAACGGCCGTAAAACGTCCCTGCAGACGCTCTCCTTCCTCTTCCTCGGTACCGGTTTGGCGGTGTGGCTGCTTACGGGGCTCCAGGAATCGGAGCGCAGCAGTTTCGAGCTGGGCAATGTCATGTTGATCTATACCGCGCTCAGCGCTGCCGTATTCGCCGTGGCGGCGCGCCGTCTGTCGTGGAACGCACTGGAGCAGGTCCTGCAATACTACCTACTGCTGGGGGCGGCCACCTTCGCATCGCTGTTCTACCATTACATCGATTCGCACCCTTTCGCGGGGATCGGAAGCATCGCTGTCGTCCTTTTCTTTACCGTGCACTACGGGCTGTTGTGGCGCTTCGAGTCGGGCTGGAGACTGCGGGCGCTATTGCATGTTACGGGCTTCATCATGCTCGTGCTGATCCTGTCGCGCGAGCTGCAGTACGCGGTCATGCAGTGGACGGCGGTAGAGAGTCTGGCCTTCGGTGCATTCGGCATCCTCCCGATCGCTGCGCTGCTGCTCGTGGTGCAGAAAGAGACCTTTTTCCCGCGCCTGGTCCGCGGTCAGCTGGAACATTACCGTCTGGTGGGCGGGATTACGCTCGCGACCATCCTCGGCATCTGGGAACTCAAGGGATGCGCCTTGGACGGTGCCGTACCGTTTATGCCTTACCTGCCGCTGCTGAGCCCGCTTGATTTGCTCCAGGCGGCGGGGCTGGCGGCCTTTGTCTACTGGCTGAACCGTGTCGAAAGATTGATGAATGTACCGGAGAAGATCGCCTACAAAGCGGCCGGCATCGCGGCGTTCCTTTATGCCACTGTCCTGCTGGGAAGGGTGGTCCATTTCTACGGGGAGGTCGCTTACACGGCCTACGCCCTCTCCGCCAGCCTTGTTTTCCAGGCGTCGCTCTCCATTTTGTGGAGCAGTATGGGGATCGCCGCCATGCTCGCCGGGAAGCTGCGGGCGGAGCGGACGGTATGGATCGCGGGGGCGGGCGTACTGGGCGTGGTCGTCCTGAAGCTCTTTGTCGTCGATCTCGCCGGCAGCGGGACGGTCGAGCGAATCGTCTCTTTCATTTCCGTGGGTGTGCTGCTGCTTCTGGTGGGCTATTTTGCGCCGATCCCGCCGGTGAGGCAGGCCGAAGCCGGGGAGGAGAAGTAG
- the lolA gene encoding LolA-like outer membrane lipoprotein chaperone, which translates to MKTLILLLAALTTLFGFTDSIRTFSADFTQQIVDDTNKTITYEGHVDATRPDKAHWHYFKPVEKSVFVIGHKVTIIEPELEQAIVKTFRDEIDLFKILANAVKLDDETYLATHKSQEFFIRIRNDIPLAISYHDAFENNVHIRFSAQKVNRSLDDTLFLPVIPTGYDILSE; encoded by the coding sequence ATGAAAACACTCATTCTGCTGCTCGCCGCGCTTACAACCCTCTTCGGGTTCACCGACTCCATCCGTACGTTCAGTGCGGATTTCACCCAGCAGATCGTCGACGACACCAATAAGACCATTACCTACGAAGGGCATGTCGACGCGACCCGCCCCGACAAGGCCCACTGGCACTACTTCAAGCCCGTCGAGAAGAGCGTCTTCGTCATCGGCCACAAAGTCACCATCATCGAACCGGAACTCGAACAGGCCATCGTCAAGACCTTCCGCGACGAGATCGACCTCTTCAAGATCCTCGCCAACGCCGTCAAGCTCGACGACGAAACCTACCTGGCGACCCACAAATCCCAGGAGTTCTTCATCCGCATCCGCAACGACATCCCGCTGGCGATCTCCTACCACGACGCTTTCGAGAACAACGTGCATATCCGCTTTTCGGCCCAAAAGGTCAACCGCAGCCTCGACGACACCCTCTTCCTCCCGGTGATCCCAACCGGATACGACATCCTCAGCGAATAG
- the secA gene encoding preprotein translocase subunit SecA, translating to MLQTMMGKVFGTKNDRELKRYKRALKKINALEATYEAMDDAALQAAFEELKTAVRAEEKSLEEVLPDSFAMTREAAKRTLGMRHFDVQMIGGMVLHEGRIAEMKTGEGKTLVASLPVALNAMMGKGVHVVTVNDYLAQRDATELSPLYEFLGYTVGTVLEGEYDPQVKRAHYAADITYGTNNEFGFDYLRDNMSFSREQMVQRGHHFVIVDEVDSILIDEARTPLIISGPTNRTLDNYVRADEIAKQLRKETHFTVDEKDRLVLITEEGIAKAEELFDVDNLYSLENSALSHHLDQALKANYIFEIDVDYVVKDGEVVIVDEFTGRLSEGRRYSEGLHQALEAKERVQIKEESQTLADITFQNYFRMYDKLAGMTGTAQTEATEFAQIYRLDVVSIPTNVPVVREDLNDLIYKTELEKFQAAIEKIKELNVKGQPVLVGTASIEKSEVLHELLKREKIAHTVLNAKNHAQEGEIIKSAGEKGAVTIATNMAGRGVDIKVSDEIKAMGGLYIIGTERHENRRIDNQLRGRSGRQGDPGVSQFYLSLEDNLLRIFGSDKIKTIMERLGVEDGEYIESKMVTRAVEKAQKKVENLHFEGRKQIVEYDDVANEQRKIVYRFRNQLLDPEFDIGVKINDIREAYVARALGECEIYQGGGREDFDLERLTKLLLEELHFTPAADALAGLDFEALSEKLTADIKAEYDTKMAVVDATVRRDIEREIYLKTLDTAWREHLYRMDTMKTGIRLRAYNQKDPLVEYKKESFNLFTELIETIKYDTIKTLQIIRFQLRSPEEEAEAFARAQEIERKQKEMQMQLNRESDAAADVPAAKKPARNDPCPCGSGKKYKNCCGQSGPKKGAFAS from the coding sequence ATGCTGCAGACGATGATGGGCAAGGTGTTCGGCACCAAGAACGACCGGGAGCTGAAACGCTATAAACGGGCACTGAAAAAGATCAATGCGCTCGAAGCAACATACGAAGCAATGGACGATGCGGCACTGCAGGCCGCATTCGAAGAACTGAAAACGGCCGTGCGCGCCGAAGAGAAGAGCCTGGAAGAGGTTCTTCCCGACTCCTTTGCCATGACCCGCGAAGCGGCCAAACGCACCCTGGGAATGCGTCACTTCGACGTGCAGATGATCGGGGGGATGGTCCTGCACGAGGGGCGCATCGCCGAGATGAAGACGGGGGAGGGTAAGACCCTTGTGGCCTCGCTGCCGGTCGCGCTCAACGCGATGATGGGCAAGGGCGTGCATGTCGTCACCGTCAATGACTACCTGGCCCAGCGCGACGCCACGGAACTCTCCCCGCTCTACGAGTTCCTGGGCTACACGGTCGGTACGGTCCTCGAGGGTGAGTACGACCCGCAGGTAAAGCGTGCCCATTACGCCGCCGACATCACCTATGGGACGAACAACGAGTTCGGGTTCGACTACCTGCGCGACAACATGAGTTTTTCCCGCGAACAGATGGTGCAGCGTGGCCACCACTTCGTCATCGTCGACGAAGTGGACTCCATCCTCATCGACGAGGCACGGACCCCGCTGATCATCTCCGGCCCGACCAACCGCACGCTCGACAACTACGTCCGCGCCGACGAGATCGCCAAGCAGTTGCGTAAAGAGACGCACTTTACCGTCGACGAGAAGGACCGTCTCGTCCTGATCACCGAAGAGGGGATCGCCAAGGCCGAGGAACTCTTCGACGTCGACAACCTCTACAGCCTGGAAAACTCCGCGCTGTCGCATCACCTCGACCAGGCCCTTAAAGCCAATTACATCTTCGAAATCGATGTTGACTATGTCGTCAAGGACGGCGAAGTCGTCATCGTCGACGAGTTCACGGGCCGCCTCTCCGAGGGACGCCGCTACTCCGAGGGTCTGCACCAGGCGCTCGAAGCGAAAGAGCGCGTTCAGATCAAGGAGGAGTCGCAGACGCTCGCGGACATCACTTTCCAGAACTACTTCCGCATGTACGACAAGCTGGCGGGGATGACCGGTACGGCACAGACCGAAGCGACGGAGTTCGCCCAGATCTACCGCCTCGACGTCGTCTCCATCCCGACGAACGTCCCGGTCGTCCGCGAAGACCTCAATGACCTGATCTACAAGACCGAGCTTGAGAAGTTCCAGGCGGCCATCGAGAAGATCAAGGAGCTCAACGTCAAAGGGCAGCCGGTCCTCGTCGGAACGGCGTCCATCGAGAAGTCCGAAGTGCTGCACGAACTCCTCAAACGCGAGAAGATCGCCCATACCGTCCTCAATGCGAAGAACCACGCCCAGGAGGGTGAGATCATCAAGAGCGCCGGCGAAAAGGGCGCGGTCACGATCGCGACCAACATGGCCGGGCGCGGGGTCGACATCAAGGTCAGCGACGAGATCAAGGCGATGGGCGGTCTCTACATCATCGGGACCGAGCGCCACGAGAACCGCCGTATCGACAACCAGCTGCGCGGCCGTTCCGGTCGCCAGGGCGACCCGGGGGTCAGCCAGTTCTACCTCAGCCTCGAGGATAACCTGCTGCGCATCTTCGGCTCGGATAAGATCAAGACGATCATGGAGCGTCTCGGCGTCGAGGACGGGGAGTATATCGAGTCCAAAATGGTCACCCGCGCCGTCGAAAAGGCGCAGAAGAAGGTCGAAAACCTCCACTTCGAAGGGCGGAAGCAGATCGTCGAGTACGATGACGTCGCCAACGAACAGCGCAAGATCGTCTACCGTTTCCGCAACCAGCTGCTTGACCCGGAGTTCGATATCGGCGTCAAGATCAACGATATCCGCGAGGCCTACGTGGCGCGTGCGCTCGGCGAGTGCGAGATCTATCAGGGGGGAGGCCGCGAGGACTTCGACCTCGAGCGGCTGACGAAACTGCTGCTGGAGGAGCTCCACTTCACCCCGGCGGCCGACGCATTAGCAGGGCTGGATTTCGAAGCGCTCTCCGAGAAGCTTACGGCCGACATCAAAGCCGAATACGATACGAAGATGGCCGTCGTGGATGCAACCGTCCGCCGCGACATCGAACGCGAGATCTACCTCAAGACCCTCGATACGGCGTGGCGCGAGCACCTCTACCGCATGGATACGATGAAGACGGGTATCCGCCTGCGCGCATACAACCAGAAAGACCCGCTCGTCGAGTACAAAAAAGAGAGCTTCAACCTCTTTACGGAGCTGATCGAGACGATCAAGTACGACACGATCAAGACGCTGCAGATCATCCGCTTCCAGCTCCGTTCGCCGGAGGAGGAGGCCGAGGCCTTCGCCCGGGCGCAGGAGATCGAACGCAAGCAGAAAGAGATGCAGATGCAGCTCAACCGCGAAAGCGACGCCGCAGCCGATGTTCCTGCAGCAAAAAAGCCGGCCCGCAACGACCCGTGTCCCTGCGGCAGCGGTAAAAAATACAAGAACTGCTGCGGGCAGAGCGGACCGAAGAAAGGGGCGTTTGCCTCTTGA
- a CDS encoding ABC transporter permease, which translates to MKTQRSLTNYLLRRFLRFDREQPFIFLSAMLAFLGIMLGVMVLIIAMALMNGFDNEFKKKLTIMNYPLTIVPRFYGSVNTSLLLDLEHDFPQLKFSPYVAASVIARSGSQLEGGYLFGVDYQAEREVNPVVAKALETLPEGNFKVVVGEALLESFAMTEGDRLMYIFTQIEPGGLAVTPKLKRFVIAGAFDSGLSAYDKAYSYTDLHSLQTIMHLPDNVYDGIHIMTDDPQAVIEEVRKVLPAGVRIKGWWEDNVNFFAALELEKRSLFIVLMLIILIAAVNIISSLLMTVMNRRSEIALLISLGASPAQIKKLFLKLGVVIGIGGIVTGAILGLSGVWVLQTFDIISLPKHVYPTARLALDLSWQDFVSILGGAFAIVVLSSWYPAKKASEVDVLTVLRNE; encoded by the coding sequence TTGAAAACACAGCGCAGCCTGACGAACTACCTGCTGCGCCGCTTTCTGCGGTTTGACCGGGAGCAGCCCTTCATCTTCCTTTCCGCAATGCTTGCATTCCTCGGCATCATGCTCGGTGTCATGGTCCTTATCATCGCCATGGCGCTGATGAACGGTTTCGATAACGAGTTCAAGAAGAAACTCACGATCATGAATTATCCGCTCACCATCGTACCGCGCTTTTACGGAAGCGTGAACACGTCGCTGCTGCTGGACCTCGAACACGATTTCCCCCAACTGAAATTCAGCCCCTATGTCGCCGCTTCCGTCATTGCCCGCAGCGGTTCGCAGCTCGAGGGGGGTTACCTTTTCGGCGTCGACTACCAGGCCGAAAGGGAGGTGAACCCCGTTGTGGCGAAGGCGCTTGAGACCCTGCCGGAAGGGAACTTCAAGGTCGTCGTCGGCGAAGCGCTGCTGGAGTCGTTCGCGATGACCGAAGGGGACCGGCTGATGTACATCTTCACCCAGATCGAGCCGGGGGGGCTCGCGGTGACGCCGAAGCTCAAGCGCTTCGTCATCGCCGGGGCCTTCGATTCGGGCCTGAGCGCGTATGACAAAGCCTACAGCTATACGGATCTGCATTCCCTGCAGACGATCATGCACCTGCCCGACAACGTCTACGACGGTATCCATATCATGACCGACGACCCGCAGGCGGTGATCGAGGAGGTCCGCAAGGTCCTCCCCGCAGGGGTACGCATCAAAGGGTGGTGGGAAGACAACGTCAACTTCTTTGCCGCGCTGGAGCTGGAAAAACGTTCGCTCTTTATCGTTTTGATGCTCATCATTCTCATCGCGGCCGTCAATATCATCTCGTCGCTGCTGATGACGGTGATGAACCGCCGCAGCGAGATCGCGCTGCTGATCTCGCTCGGAGCATCGCCCGCGCAGATCAAAAAGCTCTTTTTGAAACTCGGCGTGGTCATCGGGATCGGGGGGATCGTTACCGGTGCCATCCTGGGCCTTTCGGGTGTCTGGGTGCTGCAGACTTTCGACATCATCTCGCTGCCGAAACACGTCTACCCGACGGCCCGCCTGGCCCTGGACCTCTCCTGGCAGGATTTTGTCTCCATTCTCGGGGGCGCTTTTGCCATCGTCGTGCTCTCCTCGTGGTACCCGGCCAAGAAGGCGAGCGAGGTCGACGTCCTGACCGTGCTGCGCAACGAGTAG